The genomic window TGAGCATCTTACTGTAGGCCAAGTGATGACTCCAGAACCAGTAACTAGCTGTCCTGTTGATACCCTTGCCCATGTGCTGCACTTGCTCAACCGTTACAAGATTAACTGTTTACCAGTTGTGCAAGGAAACCGCTTGGTGGGTATCATTACCCGTAGTGATATTATTCGGGTGCAAGCTGCCTATTTCAATGGTTCCGAAGACTCTGTCGGTTCTAAAGCCGAACCATCCCGCGTGATTTACCATACCAGTGCGCCGGAAACTGGACAGGGAAGGTTATTGGTGCCATTGAGTAACCCGAAAACAGCAGGTATGCTGTTGGAGATGGCGATCGCAATTGCCCGCGATCGCCATTATGAAATAGAATGTCTGCATATTATTGTTGTCCCCCCTCACAAGATTCTTGCAGAAACCCAAGTGAATATCGAGGCAGCTATGGGCCCACTGGAGCAAGCAATGCGTTTGGGACAGACATGGCATATCCCAGTACATACCCAAATTCGAGTTGCTCACGACTTGTCAGAAGCAATTTTGCAAACTATCCAAGACCGCCATATTAATTTCATGCTGATGGGTTGGAAGGGTAGCACAGCCACACCGGGAAGGGTCTTCAGTCGCGTTGTAGATACGGTTATCCGGCAAGCAGCCTGTGATGTGGTGTTAGTCAAGCTGAATAAGCAAACCCACTTGGAACGCTGGTTAGTGCCGATAGCGGGTGGCCCCAATGCCCAACAGGCAATTCAATTGCTTCCAGCACTGACTTCAGTGAGTAAAACTCCAGTGGTCAACTTATGTCAAGTGTTTGAACCAAATAAAACTGAAGCGGATACAACAACTCTCAAAAAAGCTGCTGATTTTCTCAAACAACGGCTCAAAGGTTTAGTAACAATTGCTCCACTCTATGCAAATTCTGTGTCAGAAGCCGTCTTGGATTGTGCTAAACGCAACCAGAGTGATGTGATTATTTTGGGAGCTTCTCGTGAGGGAATGTTGCAACAAGTAGTGCATGGTAATATCCCAGCAACTATCTGCCGCAATAACAACCAAACTGTGATTTTAGTCCGTGCAGCATCTGCTATTGGAGAAGTTAATTAATCTACTAATAATACATCTTCATATATAGCTGCGATCGCACAATGAAAATCAACGCTAGCTAAATGCACTTCTTCTTTTTCATAAGGGTAAAGTACCCAATGTCCTTCCTGATTGCGGCGGAAGCATTCCACACTCATTCGATCTGATGAGATTAGCACATATTCTTGTAGTGATTCTAAGTGTCGATAACTAGCAAATTTCTTTCCTCTGTCATAGCCTTCTGTTGATTCAGAAAGCACTTCGACAATTAAGCAAGGATGGGACTTAAAATATTCAAATTCTCTATCTCGTGGATCACAAGTCACCATTATATCAGGATAAAAATAGCGATTTATCACATCAATTTGTGCTTTCATGTCTAACATGTAGACACGGCATCCAGTACCCCGGAGATGGTTTCGCAGCAGGGCAAACAAGTTTCCTACTACGGTGACATGAGCATCGCTTGCCCCTGCCATTGCGTAGACTTGTCCATCAATATACTCGTGTTTGATTTCACTAAATTTCTCGCCCTCTAGATATTCTTCTGGGGAGATATAGTACTCACTTTGGCTAATGACCATTTTAGTACCTTAGTAGTTTTTTCAAACATTTTAACCTATACAACAAATTTAATGAGCGCCAGCGCCACCAGTTGCCTTCACCTTTTTGAGGAATAAAACGGCAAGTCCACTAAGTAACAAAGCAATGCCAATAAAGTAGAAACAATCGTTAAAAGCCATCACAAAGGCTTCCCGGCGGACAATGTTGGATATAGATGCGATCGCTTCATTTTGAGCTGTACTCAAATCTGCTCCACGACTGACAAAATACTGTGTCATTTGGTCAATTCGCTGTTGAGTTTGTGGGTTATATAAAGATACTCCTTCACCCAATTTATTCGAGTGAAATTGTTCTCTATTTGCTAATAAAGTCGCTAAAGAAGCAATTCCAATAGAACCGCCCAGATTCCGCATCATATTAAATAAACCACTTGCCGAACCTGCTTCTTTCGGACTCAATCCAGCAGTGGCGATAGAACTCAGCGGCACCATAATTAGAGGTTGTCCCATTGCCCGCACAAATTGCGACCAGCGTAACTGATCTAATCCTGTTTCATTAGTCATTCCTGAGTTCATAAATGCACTGATGGAAAACAAAGTCACACCAAAAGCTACCATTAACCGCACATCAATGCGTTTCATCAATCTGGGTATGAGAGGAATAATAAATAGTTGGGGAATACCAGCCCAAATCAATACTTCACCAATTTGCAGAGCATTATATTTTTGAATTTGGGCAAGATACAACGGTAAAATATAAATTGAACCATACAATCCTACTCCCAGCGACACATTGACAATACTCGCTAAACCAAAGTTCCGCCTAGACAAAAGCCGTAAATTAATAAATGGTTGCTTTCGAGTTAATTCTATAAAGAAAAATATCGCCAAAAAAATTACTGCTATCACAGTTAAGCGCACAATCAACGCTGAACCAAACCAATCTTTACGGCTACCTTCTTCTAAAACAACTTGTAGGGAACCTAATCCAATAGCCATTGCAATAATTCCCCACCAGTCACCTTGTTTCAGTAAATTAATTTGGGGTTTTTCTTGCTTAATTCCATACCAAACACCAGCCAGCATTAATACCCCTGGAATTACATTTATATAAAAGTTGTACTCCCAACCAAGATTTTCTGTTAACCAACCTCCTAATGTTGGGCCAATTGAGGGTGCAAAAACTGCACTAAACCCAAATGCAGCTAACCCAACTGATTGCTTAGATTGAGGTAAAGTCGTTAATACAACTGTCATAGCGGTGGGAATTAATACTCCTCCACTAAAACCTTGTAAGACTCGAAAGAAAATCATGGAATTGAGATCCCATGACCAACCACAGCATATAGAAAAGAAAATAAATAATGCAGTATTGACTAACAGATAACGTCGCAGAGAAAATACCCGTGATAACCATCCTGTTAGAGGAATTACCACAATTTCTGCTACGAGATACGCTGTAGAAATCCAAGAACCTTCTTCTAAAGTTGCTCCTAAACTTGCTTGAATATCTTGCAGCGAAGCATTAGTTATTTGAATATCCAATACCGCCATAAATGCACCAAGCATACTGGCTAATACACCAATCCAGGTTCTTAGCGGTACACGTTCTGGTGGTACAGCAGGATTTTGCCCTTGCTGACCAATTACACCTGTATTAGCCATAGTGTTGTTCCAGTTCCAAGGTTAAGTAACAAAATTATTATTAAATCTTATACCATCTATTGGTGGTTTTTATCCTAAGCTTTATTACTTATTACAATCCCCTTTTGCTCATAAATTGGACGCATTATTTTCCTTAAAGCAGGCAACTTTATACTAAAAATAATCGACCCTAAAATACAGACTATCCCATCAATAATCAAAGTGTTGGTAGCACCAATATGACTTGCTAATAAACCTCCTAATAAATTACCCACGGGAATCATCCCCAAAAATGACATTGTGTATAAGCTCATCAATCTCCCACGTTTGTCGTCCTCAACAATTGTTTGTAAAAATGTATTGCTAGCAGCAATTTGGAGAATTGTTCCCAAGCCAACAAATAACATTGTAAATAAAGAAAGTGGTAAAAATCGAGATAAAGAAAAAGCAATTAGACCAATTCCTAAAATTGCTGGAGCTAAGGCAATCAATTTACCAATTCCTAAGATTGTTTGGCGCGTAGCTAGATAAATACCACCAGTTAAGGCTCCAACTCCAGATGCCGCCATCAAAAACCCCAAGGTTTCTGCACCACCTTTGAGAACTTGTTCTGCAATAACTGGTACGAGAATAGTATTTTGTAGCCCCATAAGACTAACTAAAGCTGATAGTAACAAAATCGAGCGAATGGGTGGAAAGCTAAAGGCATATACAAATCCCTCTTTGACTTTTTGCAAAGGATTACCGTCAGTTACCGAATTTTTCCAAGGTTTAACTTTCATTGCCAATAAAGCAGCGATTACAGCAATGTAGCTCAAACCATCAATTAAAAAACAATAGCCAGTTCCAACGTTAGCAATTAATAAACCCCCGATCGCAGGGCCAATTAATCGCGCACCGTTGAACATCGTTGAATTGATAGCGATCGCATTGGCTAAATCTTCTCTGCGTTCAACCAATTCTGGCACAAATGCTTGGCGGGCTGGCGCATCTAAGGCGTTAATAAATCCTTGAAACAAACTCAAGGCGATGATGTGCCATACCTGAATCACACCAGTTAGCGCCAGCACTGCTAATGTTAACGATTGAATCATCGCCAAGATTTGCGTGCCAATTAAGGTACGATACCGAGAAAAGCGATCTACAAATACTCCACCAAAGGGAGCTAAAAAAAAGCTCGGAATTTGACTCGAAAATCCCACAACTCCTAGCATTAATGGGGAGTTTGTCAAGTTATAAACTAGCCAAATCGTCGCCAGTTGCGTCATCCACGTCCCAATTAGGGAAATACCTTGTCCGGCAAAAAACAGCTGGTAGTTTTTTGACCTCAATGCAGGTAGTAGCGGTTTTTTCATTTAAGGCTTGCTTTATACCAATCTGCTCTCACAAATATCATCTCATCTCATCTCTATACGCCTCTCTATAGATGTAGGAGAATGTCATAGCAAGAAAGAGGTTTTACATCTGTTTGCAGGCAATTTGGTAATATAGCGTTTCTCGTTTGATTACTTCTTAAACCCGGAGAACCCCCTACCCCGTCAAAGCTGTGCTTTGTCTCCTCTCCCCGCAAGCGGGGTGGGGTTCTTTTATTATGGGTAATTTAGTGGACATGATATTACTTGACTTCCACAGCAACTTCCGCAGACATCCCCGGAGTAATCCGCGATTCATACCCTTGAATGCTCTTTTGGTCAAAAACTATTTTGACTGGGATGCGCTGTACAACTTTGGTAAAGTTACCTGTAGCATTATCCGGTGGCAATAAGGCAAACTGAGCGCCGGAAGCTGGCGAAACACTATCAACACGACCAATAAAGGTGTGATGAGGGAAAGTATCCAGCTTGATTTCTACTGGTTCTCCTGGGCGCATCTTTTCTAATTGGGTTTCTTTGAAGTTCGCAATTACCCAATACTCGTTATCCACGATCGCCATTAATGGTGTTCCCGATTGGACTCGGTTGCCAATTTCCACGTTTTTCCTCCCGATTCGTCCGGCACTGGGAGCGGTAACGTTGGCATAAGATAGTTGCAATTGTGCGTCTTTGAGCGATGCTTCTGATTGGGCGATCGCAGCTTTTGCCGCTTCGTATTGACCACGTTTTACTGTTGTATCTTGTCCGCCAGCAGTCGCTTGTTGCAATCCTCCCTTAGATGCTGCCAATTTAGCTTGGGCGTTGATGACATTTTCTTGCGCTTGTGCTAATTGAGACTGGGCTTTGGCTACACCAACTTTGGCAGAGGCTAATTTGGCTTTGGCTTGTTCTACTCCCTGAATAGCGGCATTTTTTTGTGCCGTAGCCACATCATAAGCTGCCTTGGCTGCGTCTAGCTGCTGACGAGCGATCGCCCCTGTTTTATACAACTGGTTGTAACGATTGTAATCTGCTTGGGCATTTTCCAAATTCGCATTTGTTTGCGCTACCTGCGCTTGGGCGGCGGGAATCCCCGCTTGGGCTAGTCTGACTTCAGCTTGCGCCGCTGGTATCCCGGCTTGGGCTTCTTGTACTGCTGCTTGGGCTGTGGAAATTGCTGCTACCGCACCACTGACATCCCCCTGCGCTTGACTTGTCTTACCAGTGGTAGTTTGTGAAGTTAAGGCAATATTTGCTTGGGCAGCTTGCGCCTGGCCACGCGCATTTTCTAGGGCTGCTTGTGCTTGTTGTACCTTACTTTCATAGTCCCGTGGATCTAACTTGACTAACAATTGTCCCGGTTGCACCAGTTGGTTATCATTCACAAGTACCTGACTTATTGTTCCGGGAATGCGGGTACTAACTTGGTGAATGTTTCCGGCAACGGTGGCGTTGTCTGTTTCTTGGTGGGTGGAGGCGTATTGCCAGTAGTGATAACCAAAAGTACCTGCGGCGATCGCACCCACGCCTAATCCTGCCAAAATTAAACCAGTCGGTTTTTTCCGTTTCGGTTTCGCTGGAACTTCTTTCTCTATCTCAGGAGTTACAATCGGTGCTTCTACTGTTGCGGATGTATCTGCTGTCAAAGCTTCTAAACTCTCTAAATCAGGAATTACTTGTTTTTCTAAAACTGGGGTCTTGTGTCCGTTGCGTTCGTTCAAAGTATTAGCGCCCATGATGGTTACCTCGCTTGCTCGTTCAATAATTTGATTAATAGCCGTTTATTTAGAATGCGTAATATTTACTGAAAAAAAATCTTTTTTCCTTAGTATGCGTACTATTATCTCAAAAGAAATCTTCACAGTACCTCCCCCGGTCGGGTGATTGTGGGATAATCTTTAGGAGAGGTTAGCGATCGCCCGGTTCAAAATTTGGGAAAACAGTTCCCGGTCAGCGAAGGAAATACCGTCCATTGCTTCATCACGCACTGTTGCCGCAATAGGCGGTAAGACAACTTCTAATTCCTTACCTGCATCCGTTAACCAGATCCGCCAGATGCGGCGATCGTGGGTGTCGCGTTCTCGACGCACCAAGCCGCGTTCTTCCATCCGATCTAGTACACCTGTTAAAGTCCCTCCCACTTGTTTGAGTTTGTCCCCAATACTAGAAGTTGGTAAACCATCTTCTTGCCAAAGACAGCACAACACCAGCCAGTGAAATGGCGTCAATCCAAACGGTTCTAGCCTCTCAGTAAACTTGCGACTGAGGAGTTGTGAGACTAATTTGATTCTGTAGCCCAAATTGTATGGTGCCAGATTTTGCTGCCACGACTGTAAAGGTGGGGAGTGATTAGATGTAGAAATCATTGAGTAAAATATTTAGTGTACGTACTATTATTTTACCAAGATTAATCTTTTTTAGCAATAGTTGCTTTGTATCTGTCTTAAGGAAGAACTTGAATCAACTGGTACTCTTTTACTGTACCAAGAATGCGGTGAGGTCGAGATAATTTAGGGGACTGGTCAGTATAGATCCAAGCATAGCTCAAAGCTGGTACTTGAGAAATAGAGACTACTGGTTGGGGGCGAATAGAAAGATAGAAATTAAGCAGTACTTTGGTTTTAGCGTCTATTTCCACATAGTAGGTAGGATGAGATTGGAGAATTGAAGCGATCGCAGGTTGTTGTAAAAACACTTTCAAAGTAGGGTTATAGTCACTTAACAGCCCGATGCTACCTGTCGCCGCCAAAGCCAGCCAACAGGGAATTAACCAACCTGCAATCCAGTAACGGGCTGTGAGAAACTTGATGCCAAAGTGGTAACGACTAATCCACACTACAGGCAAAATTAACCAACCCAAGCCCATAGCCAAGCCAATAGTTGCATACTTGCGAATATCAGAACCACCCCAACTAAGAACGCCAATACTCGCTATAACAAGTAAAACACCTAACCCACCAAAGCCATAACTGAGATTTCGAGGAAGATTCTTGATGGCAAAAAGGGATAATATATTTATTCCACGTTTTTGAAGAGGGAATTGTGAGGCAATCCCTGTCTGGTAAATATTGCCTAACCAATTTAAACCCACAGATGCAAACAAAGCTATAAACGGATAAAGGCAAAGACTATAGTGAGGGAATCGACTGCTAAAAATACTAAGTTCACAAAATAGGACAAGTGGAAAGCCAACTAATATTAACTGGTAACGAGGAATGGGACGACGGAGAGTCGAAACTAAACCTAAAATCCCGAAAAAAGCCCAAGGAAATGCTATTAAAGGGATATTCCATATATAAAACAGCGGCCCATTATTATAATGATCCTCAGAACCTTGCCGCACAACAAAGTTGAACAACTCCTCAAAACTTTGATTTCCGTAGTGCAACCAGTTTAACCACAGCCAAACACAGGTAGGGATTAAACCTACGAAAAAGCCTAAATACAAAATTGGGTTAGTAAGATGATGATGACGGCGATGTTCCCAAATTAAATAAGGGAATAAAGCTATAATTGGCAAAAAAATCATAAAGCTTCTGACTAAGAAGCCTAAACCTAAACTTAAACCAGCTATAAAACTCCAAAAATAGCGATATTTAGGATATAATTCTGTTTTTATTAAAGACAAAATAGCTAAAAGTACCAAGAAAATCATCGGTACATCAGGTGTACTTAAGCGGCAGTATTGTAGCCAAAGAAATTCCACACTTAAAATTGCAGCAGCTAGCCAAGCTAATTTTTTGCCCAGCATAATTTTGCCGATTTCATACACCAGCCATAAACTAAAAATGCCAGCAATCATACTAGGAAGACGCGCACTGGTATCACTGATCCCAAACAGCTTGTAGAAACTGGCAATTAACCAATAAGGGCCAGGGGTTTTATGATGTGCTCTTTCCCAAGGATCTATCCAATTACCAGAATCAAACATCAGACGGGCACGCGATGCGTAAAGTCCTTCATCATGTGCCATCAGACTATTGTGCCCAGAAGTAAGTAATAATAAGGGCAGTATCCAAACTAACAAACTAAAATATGGTAATGATCCGACTAGACGGATTTGTCGCCAAATATGCTGCAATAAGGGTAGTTTATAGAACATTGAATTGAGCAAAATTGAATGCTGCTATTTAGACGAGTTTATGTGTCCTGCTGTTATTAAAATATCTTACATAGTGATTGTGAAAAAATACCTGAAATTGCCGCATTTTTCGGAAAAAGTAATCCCAAACAGAGATTTATGCAGTTAAGACCGAATCAACGCCTGAAATTAGACGACACAAATGATAAGCTGTTCTATGCCTATCCCCGCTTCGTCACCCATGTCGATGAAGGATTTATTCAACAGCTAACGGATTTATACCGCGATCGCCTCAAACCCAACACCCGCATTTTTGATATGATGAGCAGTTGGGTGTCTCATCTGCCAGAAGAGATGCAGTTTGACCATGTGGAGGGACATGGACTCAATGGTGAGGAACTAGCACGTAATCCCCGCTTAAATCATTATTTTGTGCAAAATCTTAACGAAAATCCGCAGCTACCTTTACCAAATGAGGATTTTGATGCTGTTCTCAATTGCGTATCTGTGCAGTATGTGCAATATCCAGAAGCAGTATTTTCCGAAATTTACCGCATCCTGAAACCCGGTGGTGTCGCAATTATCAGCTTTTCTAACCGGATGTTTTTTGAAAAGGCAATTCAAGCTTGGCGGGAGGCTTCAGAAGCACAACGAGTAGAATTAGTCAAAGCCTACTTCGCCTCAGTTCCAGGATTTACAACCACAGAAGTTATAGCTCATAAGTCAACATTACCAAATTTATTACAGTGGTTGGGTGCAGCTGGAGGAGATCCATTTTATGCGGTTATAGCTTACCGCAGTTAAGCCAAGCAGTGGGTACTTCACCGAATTTTAGATTTTAAATTTTGGATAATGGAATTGTTGGCGGAGCCTCTCGTAGAGAAGATTCAAAATCCAAAATTTAAAAAGGTCTGAGAGCAAGCAAATTTATTAGTGGAATAAATCTAAAATCCGTCTTGGAAAGTTCTGATTGGAGGAAGCCTTTGCTCAGACTTTCCGCAAAATCTAAAATTAAATGACAGAGCCAATGACTTGATTGCTCTTTTAAATCTAAAATCTAAAATCTAAAATCTAAAATTGTGTGACGCCCATTGCACAGGATCTAATTGATAGTAACGTTGCAATTGCTCATAAAGTGCTGGATGCTTGGACAACAATTGGTGCGGTTTCTCAAAGAATGTCTCAGTCGCTACGGCAAAAAATTCTGCGGGATTTGTTGCGCCATAGCTATCCATTACCGTCTTTACGCCTTGTAGAACATCATTACAAAGTTGCTGATATGCTTGTGTCATCACCTTCGCCCAAATAGGATAGTCTGAATTGCGTTGCAGTATCGGAACTCCTTCAGCTTTACCATCCTCTTGATCCAACTGATGCGCGAATTCATGAAGCACAACGTTACGTCCATCCCTCCAGTTATTAGTGTCTTGTTTCACCTGTTCCCAAGACAGTACTACTTGGTCATTTGTCCACGATTCCCCTAATCTTGCCACACGCCTTTCTTCAACAACATAATTTCCGATAGAAGTCGTTTCCTGAACAAAATAAGTATTGGGATACACCAGAATTGAACGAAGTCTGGGGAAGTACTGCCCACGTTCATTTAGTAGGAGTAAACAGGCGACGGATGCAAGGGTCAGTTTCAT from Nostoc sp. UHCC 0926 includes these protein-coding regions:
- a CDS encoding Uma2 family endonuclease — translated: MVISQSEYYISPEEYLEGEKFSEIKHEYIDGQVYAMAGASDAHVTVVGNLFALLRNHLRGTGCRVYMLDMKAQIDVINRYFYPDIMVTCDPRDREFEYFKSHPCLIVEVLSESTEGYDRGKKFASYRHLESLQEYVLISSDRMSVECFRRNQEGHWVLYPYEKEEVHLASVDFHCAIAAIYEDVLLVD
- a CDS encoding DHA2 family efflux MFS transporter permease subunit, which codes for MANTGVIGQQGQNPAVPPERVPLRTWIGVLASMLGAFMAVLDIQITNASLQDIQASLGATLEEGSWISTAYLVAEIVVIPLTGWLSRVFSLRRYLLVNTALFIFFSICCGWSWDLNSMIFFRVLQGFSGGVLIPTAMTVVLTTLPQSKQSVGLAAFGFSAVFAPSIGPTLGGWLTENLGWEYNFYINVIPGVLMLAGVWYGIKQEKPQINLLKQGDWWGIIAMAIGLGSLQVVLEEGSRKDWFGSALIVRLTVIAVIFLAIFFFIELTRKQPFINLRLLSRRNFGLASIVNVSLGVGLYGSIYILPLYLAQIQKYNALQIGEVLIWAGIPQLFIIPLIPRLMKRIDVRLMVAFGVTLFSISAFMNSGMTNETGLDQLRWSQFVRAMGQPLIMVPLSSIATAGLSPKEAGSASGLFNMMRNLGGSIGIASLATLLANREQFHSNKLGEGVSLYNPQTQQRIDQMTQYFVSRGADLSTAQNEAIASISNIVRREAFVMAFNDCFYFIGIALLLSGLAVLFLKKVKATGGAGAH
- a CDS encoding MFS transporter; translated protein: MKKPLLPALRSKNYQLFFAGQGISLIGTWMTQLATIWLVYNLTNSPLMLGVVGFSSQIPSFFLAPFGGVFVDRFSRYRTLIGTQILAMIQSLTLAVLALTGVIQVWHIIALSLFQGFINALDAPARQAFVPELVERREDLANAIAINSTMFNGARLIGPAIGGLLIANVGTGYCFLIDGLSYIAVIAALLAMKVKPWKNSVTDGNPLQKVKEGFVYAFSFPPIRSILLLSALVSLMGLQNTILVPVIAEQVLKGGAETLGFLMAASGVGALTGGIYLATRQTILGIGKLIALAPAILGIGLIAFSLSRFLPLSLFTMLFVGLGTILQIAASNTFLQTIVEDDKRGRLMSLYTMSFLGMIPVGNLLGGLLASHIGATNTLIIDGIVCILGSIIFSIKLPALRKIMRPIYEQKGIVISNKA
- a CDS encoding HlyD family secretion protein, with protein sequence MGANTLNERNGHKTPVLEKQVIPDLESLEALTADTSATVEAPIVTPEIEKEVPAKPKRKKPTGLILAGLGVGAIAAGTFGYHYWQYASTHQETDNATVAGNIHQVSTRIPGTISQVLVNDNQLVQPGQLLVKLDPRDYESKVQQAQAALENARGQAQAAQANIALTSQTTTGKTSQAQGDVSGAVAAISTAQAAVQEAQAGIPAAQAEVRLAQAGIPAAQAQVAQTNANLENAQADYNRYNQLYKTGAIARQQLDAAKAAYDVATAQKNAAIQGVEQAKAKLASAKVGVAKAQSQLAQAQENVINAQAKLAASKGGLQQATAGGQDTTVKRGQYEAAKAAIAQSEASLKDAQLQLSYANVTAPSAGRIGRKNVEIGNRVQSGTPLMAIVDNEYWVIANFKETQLEKMRPGEPVEIKLDTFPHHTFIGRVDSVSPASGAQFALLPPDNATGNFTKVVQRIPVKIVFDQKSIQGYESRITPGMSAEVAVEVK
- a CDS encoding MarR family winged helix-turn-helix transcriptional regulator, whose amino-acid sequence is MISTSNHSPPLQSWQQNLAPYNLGYRIKLVSQLLSRKFTERLEPFGLTPFHWLVLCCLWQEDGLPTSSIGDKLKQVGGTLTGVLDRMEERGLVRRERDTHDRRIWRIWLTDAGKELEVVLPPIAATVRDEAMDGISFADRELFSQILNRAIANLS
- a CDS encoding ArnT family glycosyltransferase, whose translation is MFYKLPLLQHIWRQIRLVGSLPYFSLLVWILPLLLLTSGHNSLMAHDEGLYASRARLMFDSGNWIDPWERAHHKTPGPYWLIASFYKLFGISDTSARLPSMIAGIFSLWLVYEIGKIMLGKKLAWLAAAILSVEFLWLQYCRLSTPDVPMIFLVLLAILSLIKTELYPKYRYFWSFIAGLSLGLGFLVRSFMIFLPIIALFPYLIWEHRRHHHLTNPILYLGFFVGLIPTCVWLWLNWLHYGNQSFEELFNFVVRQGSEDHYNNGPLFYIWNIPLIAFPWAFFGILGLVSTLRRPIPRYQLILVGFPLVLFCELSIFSSRFPHYSLCLYPFIALFASVGLNWLGNIYQTGIASQFPLQKRGINILSLFAIKNLPRNLSYGFGGLGVLLVIASIGVLSWGGSDIRKYATIGLAMGLGWLILPVVWISRYHFGIKFLTARYWIAGWLIPCWLALAATGSIGLLSDYNPTLKVFLQQPAIASILQSHPTYYVEIDAKTKVLLNFYLSIRPQPVVSISQVPALSYAWIYTDQSPKLSRPHRILGTVKEYQLIQVLP
- a CDS encoding class I SAM-dependent methyltransferase codes for the protein MQLRPNQRLKLDDTNDKLFYAYPRFVTHVDEGFIQQLTDLYRDRLKPNTRIFDMMSSWVSHLPEEMQFDHVEGHGLNGEELARNPRLNHYFVQNLNENPQLPLPNEDFDAVLNCVSVQYVQYPEAVFSEIYRILKPGGVAIISFSNRMFFEKAIQAWREASEAQRVELVKAYFASVPGFTTTEVIAHKSTLPNLLQWLGAAGGDPFYAVIAYRS
- a CDS encoding zinc-dependent peptidase, which encodes MIKTIVVFLIIGLIITGILVNPVLIKRRRNRLKHRPFPPLWNAIIENNLPIYPCLSPNELRRLQGHIQVFLAEKQFIGCKGLQVTEEMKLTLASVACLLLLNERGQYFPRLRSILVYPNTYFVQETTSIGNYVVEERRVARLGESWTNDQVVLSWEQVKQDTNNWRDGRNVVLHEFAHQLDQEDGKAEGVPILQRNSDYPIWAKVMTQAYQQLCNDVLQGVKTVMDSYGATNPAEFFAVATETFFEKPHQLLSKHPALYEQLQRYYQLDPVQWASHNFRF